A single genomic interval of Terriglobus albidus harbors:
- a CDS encoding PLP-dependent aminotransferase family protein: MTRIAKRSITMSSRICDSIKSQIASGIYLPGANLPASRALAEELGVSRSTVTVAFEQLAAEGYIETSQGKRPWVRHGLQTSPPARKPQSKIAPELSDFAKRLQALAPPERLKGLKADFRAGDISGVDFPAATWRKVMTRALQITPRALKYDDPLGSLELRKALRAYMWRSRGIRCDEQQIVVVNGSQQGIDLCARVFLNTGESVVVEDPGYILARNGFEAIGATILPLPVDQDGMQTSLLKGIQAKLAYITPSHQYPLGGILPIGRRQELLNWATQTGAYVVEDDYDGEFRYDTKPTETLHSLDTAGRVIYLGTMSKTLSPELRLGYLVVPHELTPVFAVAKRLTDRHSALLQQRALQLFIEGGGLERHIRRARRSNAQRRARLLAALDHAFGDMVEVVGDAAGLHVALWLREVDAAQEGEVVARAGQAGLGLYGITPFYSSHDHRKTNRDAGLVMGYAALSHREIALGVKLLQNVLDSDIK, encoded by the coding sequence TTGACCAGGATCGCGAAGCGCTCGATCACCATGAGCAGCAGGATCTGCGACTCGATCAAGAGCCAGATAGCATCGGGAATCTACCTGCCCGGTGCCAATTTGCCTGCTTCGCGGGCACTTGCGGAAGAGCTCGGGGTCTCGCGGTCCACGGTAACCGTAGCGTTCGAACAACTTGCCGCCGAGGGATACATTGAGACATCGCAGGGCAAGCGGCCCTGGGTGAGGCATGGCCTTCAAACGTCGCCACCAGCCAGAAAGCCACAGTCGAAGATCGCACCTGAGCTCTCCGATTTTGCCAAACGCCTGCAAGCGCTCGCGCCGCCCGAACGCCTAAAGGGGCTTAAAGCCGACTTCCGCGCCGGCGACATTTCGGGCGTTGATTTCCCGGCGGCCACATGGCGCAAGGTGATGACACGCGCTTTGCAGATCACTCCCAGAGCCTTGAAATATGACGATCCGCTCGGATCACTGGAACTGCGAAAGGCACTCCGGGCATATATGTGGCGCTCACGCGGCATCCGTTGCGACGAGCAGCAGATCGTTGTGGTGAACGGATCGCAACAAGGCATCGATCTTTGCGCACGCGTGTTTCTCAACACTGGAGAGTCGGTTGTTGTCGAAGACCCCGGCTATATCCTTGCCCGAAATGGATTCGAAGCAATCGGGGCGACGATTCTTCCGCTGCCGGTCGATCAGGATGGGATGCAGACGTCCTTGCTCAAAGGAATCCAGGCAAAGCTCGCGTACATTACGCCTTCGCATCAGTACCCGCTTGGTGGGATTCTCCCTATTGGCAGGCGCCAGGAACTCTTGAACTGGGCGACACAGACAGGGGCGTATGTTGTCGAAGACGACTACGATGGTGAGTTCCGCTACGATACCAAGCCAACGGAAACGCTGCACAGTCTGGACACTGCCGGGCGAGTCATCTATTTAGGCACGATGTCGAAGACGCTTTCGCCGGAGCTGCGGCTTGGCTACCTAGTCGTTCCGCATGAGCTGACGCCAGTCTTCGCTGTCGCCAAGCGCCTCACGGATCGTCATTCAGCACTTCTGCAGCAGCGAGCGTTGCAACTGTTCATCGAAGGTGGCGGTCTGGAACGCCACATCCGAAGGGCGAGGAGAAGTAACGCACAGCGAAGAGCCCGACTTCTCGCGGCTCTGGATCATGCATTCGGCGACATGGTAGAGGTCGTGGGCGATGCAGCAGGGTTGCACGTTGCTCTGTGGCTCAGGGAAGTTGATGCGGCTCAGGAGGGCGAAGTCGTCGCACGCGCTGGTCAGGCGGGGCTTGGCTTATATGGGATTACACCCTTCTATTCATCGCATGATCACCGTAAGACGAACCGTGACGCGGGACTCGTGATGGGTTATGCGGCTCTGAGCCATCGAGAGATCGCGCTTGGAGTAAAGCTCCTTCAGAACGTTTTAGATTCCGACATAAAGTAA
- a CDS encoding DJ-1/PfpI family protein yields MKMQVAILTFDGFNELDSFIAAGILNRIKPKGWNAYITCPSETVTSMNGVTIHAEKPLEFAAQADAVIVGSGIKTREIAKDADLLGRLNLDPSRQLIGAQCSGTLLLSKMGLLGDCPACTDLTTKPWVIEARSIWQPGSFSVALRARMPKPPCTTSRQSGRNPNTLSAHCRA; encoded by the coding sequence ATGAAGATGCAAGTAGCGATCCTTACCTTTGATGGTTTCAACGAATTGGACTCCTTCATTGCCGCCGGCATTCTCAACCGCATAAAGCCGAAGGGCTGGAACGCTTACATTACCTGTCCCTCGGAGACAGTGACATCCATGAACGGTGTCACAATTCACGCGGAAAAGCCGCTTGAGTTCGCAGCGCAGGCGGATGCAGTTATTGTGGGTAGCGGAATCAAGACGCGGGAGATTGCGAAAGACGCTGACTTGCTGGGTCGCCTCAACCTCGATCCAAGCCGTCAGTTGATTGGTGCTCAGTGTTCCGGCACGTTATTGCTGTCGAAGATGGGGCTACTGGGTGATTGTCCGGCTTGCACGGACCTTACGACGAAGCCTTGGGTGATTGAAGCTCGCAGTATCTGGCAGCCTGGATCCTTCTCCGTGGCGCTTCGCGCGAGGATGCCGAAGCCGCCCTGCACTACGTCGCGCCAGTCGGGCAGAAATCCGAATACATTGAGCGCGCATTGCAGAGCGTAG
- a CDS encoding FMN-binding negative transcriptional regulator yields MYTPEIFAEHDRKQIASLIRSVGLATLVTYSADGLMATPLPLVFAEDEAEHGVLHGHIARANPQWQQDAVGDALVIFQGPDAYVHPGWYPTKAEHGRVVPTWNYVAVHAYGAVEFYDDPNRLLEGLSALTKRFEAGRQDQWSVQDAPRDYIEAQLRGIIGVRIPIRRIDAKQKLSQNQPSRNRAGVKAGLSASSRHKDRIIAEKISQEL; encoded by the coding sequence ATGTACACCCCCGAAATATTTGCAGAGCACGATCGCAAACAGATTGCCTCACTCATTCGCAGCGTGGGCCTTGCAACGCTTGTCACCTACTCAGCAGACGGCCTGATGGCGACGCCGCTGCCGCTCGTCTTTGCCGAAGATGAAGCAGAGCACGGCGTCCTGCATGGGCACATTGCGCGCGCAAACCCTCAGTGGCAGCAGGATGCTGTCGGCGATGCTTTGGTGATCTTTCAGGGCCCCGACGCGTATGTCCACCCGGGGTGGTATCCAACGAAGGCAGAGCATGGGCGCGTTGTGCCCACATGGAATTACGTCGCGGTACACGCATATGGGGCAGTCGAGTTCTACGATGACCCGAATCGCCTGCTCGAAGGCCTCTCTGCGCTTACGAAACGGTTCGAAGCTGGACGACAGGATCAATGGTCAGTTCAGGATGCACCGCGCGACTACATCGAAGCACAGCTTCGGGGAATCATCGGGGTGCGCATTCCGATCCGCCGCATCGATGCTAAGCAGAAGCTTAGCCAGAACCAACCGAGCAGAAATCGGGCAGGCGTCAAGGCGGGGCTCAGCGCAAGTAGCCGTCACAAAGACCGCATTATTGCGGAGAAAATTTCACAGGAGCTTTAG
- a CDS encoding tetratricopeptide repeat protein: MRKWVTKHPLFSFCFVAMAWVGLLYSGVIDAPFLDDDLSLIANSSILQSWHEVWVKYLLSPLPLGVGLSIKGEATYRPMFMILLTMERHLFGDQPGGFHFIGLLLHWINGVLLFELLRRLRMRSMFAAMASLIWLGMPINSEAVAWVSGQSYPLCMVFLLSALVLGLRFVRSGGWGWLVAFTIAALLADFSHEEGLLLVVLVALGYVLLDEKRPWHRWGSLAGAGLLAATSYFACRWAVGTRAGKGPHHFWNVAEVFWRYLQLIVLPVHMSVERSTSVPGTALTSGAILAWAALIFLITGVVLLRQRIPALTAGVAVVLVTLLPYYGFVYIYQGMAERYVYFASIGFAVGLTGAVAVVRPAARQIVFTCLVIWMGWGAWRLMGRVKDWQSALTLYGHSLEATPKSALTNLNFGAALYLAGRQAEAEKAYKRVIVLAPKNAQAYVDLEALYIQEGRLDEAIAMYKRAIAIDPNDVAAYFNLGVMFQARGQDQEALVFYKKVLQLKPNDSQTLLYLNKLLNPRENQ; this comes from the coding sequence ATGCGCAAATGGGTAACCAAGCATCCACTGTTTAGCTTTTGTTTTGTCGCGATGGCGTGGGTGGGCCTTCTTTACTCGGGGGTTATTGATGCACCGTTCCTGGATGACGACTTAAGCTTGATCGCGAACAGTTCCATTCTTCAGTCATGGCATGAGGTTTGGGTGAAGTATCTGCTGAGCCCGTTGCCGCTTGGTGTGGGACTGTCGATCAAGGGAGAAGCAACGTATCGTCCAATGTTCATGATCCTGCTGACCATGGAAAGACACCTGTTCGGAGACCAGCCGGGCGGATTCCACTTTATTGGGCTACTGCTTCATTGGATAAATGGTGTGCTGCTTTTTGAGTTGCTGCGCCGACTGAGAATGCGCTCAATGTTTGCTGCGATGGCGAGTTTGATTTGGCTTGGAATGCCCATCAACAGTGAAGCGGTGGCGTGGGTGAGCGGGCAGTCGTATCCGCTGTGCATGGTGTTTCTTCTCTCCGCTCTTGTGCTGGGGCTAAGGTTTGTGCGATCCGGCGGATGGGGATGGCTGGTGGCTTTTACGATTGCAGCTTTACTGGCGGATTTCTCTCATGAAGAGGGCCTTCTGCTAGTGGTGCTCGTTGCTTTGGGATATGTTCTGCTGGACGAGAAACGGCCTTGGCATCGCTGGGGTTCGCTTGCAGGGGCTGGGCTGTTGGCGGCTACATCCTATTTTGCCTGTCGTTGGGCAGTGGGTACCCGTGCCGGTAAAGGGCCGCATCACTTTTGGAATGTTGCTGAAGTATTTTGGCGGTATCTCCAATTAATCGTATTGCCCGTACACATGAGTGTCGAACGCTCCACGAGTGTTCCTGGAACAGCATTGACGAGCGGAGCTATTCTCGCATGGGCGGCTCTGATCTTTCTGATTACCGGCGTGGTCCTTTTGCGGCAGCGGATTCCCGCGCTCACCGCAGGGGTGGCCGTGGTCCTTGTTACGCTTTTACCGTATTACGGATTTGTCTATATCTATCAAGGCATGGCGGAGCGCTATGTTTATTTCGCCTCGATTGGCTTCGCAGTTGGACTCACAGGGGCAGTCGCTGTCGTGCGCCCCGCTGCACGACAGATTGTTTTTACGTGTCTTGTCATTTGGATGGGCTGGGGAGCATGGAGATTGATGGGGAGAGTGAAGGACTGGCAGAGCGCCCTCACACTCTATGGTCATTCGCTTGAGGCTACTCCCAAAAGTGCATTGACGAATCTGAACTTTGGAGCGGCACTGTACCTGGCGGGTCGTCAGGCGGAAGCGGAGAAAGCATACAAGCGCGTGATCGTGCTGGCTCCGAAGAATGCCCAGGCTTACGTTGATTTGGAGGCGCTTTACATCCAAGAAGGACGTCTCGATGAAGCCATCGCCATGTATAAACGAGCCATTGCAATTGACCCCAATGATGTCGCCGCCTATTTTAATTTGGGTGTGATGTTTCAGGCGCGGGGACAGGACCAAGAAGCACTCGTCTTCTATAAAAAGGTGTTGCAGCTCAAGCCTAACGATTCGCAAACGTTGCTGTATCTGAATAAGCTACTGAATCCGAGAGAAAACCAATAG
- a CDS encoding MarR family winged helix-turn-helix transcriptional regulator has translation MKPPPYELCYCHAAKGSARLLSRIYDRHLSSVGINIQQLTILSMILHNPGMLMANLADQMIMERTTLVRALKPLQEAGFIASELAGTGRTLSFGITRTGKEKVLAARPHWQAAQHEIETKVGVKQAEALRDAMHNAASSA, from the coding sequence ATGAAGCCGCCGCCTTACGAGCTCTGCTACTGTCACGCTGCAAAGGGGAGTGCCCGTCTGCTCTCTCGGATCTATGACCGCCATCTCTCGTCCGTGGGCATCAACATTCAACAATTGACGATCCTCTCGATGATCCTTCACAACCCAGGGATGCTGATGGCAAATCTGGCCGACCAGATGATCATGGAACGCACAACCTTAGTGCGCGCACTCAAGCCTCTGCAGGAGGCGGGATTCATCGCGAGCGAACTCGCCGGCACGGGACGCACCTTGTCCTTCGGCATAACCCGAACGGGCAAAGAAAAGGTACTGGCGGCACGTCCGCATTGGCAGGCGGCGCAACACGAGATCGAGACCAAAGTAGGAGTGAAACAGGCAGAGGCGTTACGCGATGCGATGCATAATGCTGCATCGTCCGCCTGA